The proteins below are encoded in one region of Fibrella aestuarina BUZ 2:
- a CDS encoding GNAT family N-acetyltransferase has translation MTIRPATPADLTTLVTVARQAIYEAFSPAKYPGNPVEAFLDEYITFPHYAVAMDDKRTTFWLAEEAGELVGFLKLRRHAPPRRMAERNALEIVQIYLLEQYTGRGWGRQLMTFALDYARSQGHRAVWLGVWEHNLPARAFYEKMGFTPFGWHVFPFGGEDQHDIWMQRMI, from the coding sequence ATGACGATCCGCCCTGCTACGCCTGCTGACCTGACAACGCTCGTGACCGTTGCCCGTCAGGCCATTTATGAAGCCTTTAGTCCGGCAAAGTACCCCGGTAATCCGGTCGAAGCCTTTCTGGATGAGTACATTACGTTTCCTCACTATGCCGTAGCCATGGACGACAAGCGCACGACCTTCTGGCTGGCCGAAGAAGCGGGCGAACTGGTGGGTTTTCTGAAACTACGTCGTCATGCGCCGCCGCGCCGTATGGCCGAGCGCAACGCCCTCGAAATCGTGCAGATCTACCTGCTCGAGCAGTACACCGGGCGTGGCTGGGGGCGGCAACTGATGACGTTTGCGCTCGACTATGCCCGCAGTCAGGGGCACCGGGCGGTCTGGCTGGGCGTGTGGGAGCACAATCTGCCGGCCCGCGCTTTCTACGAAAAAATGGGTTTCACACCGTTTGGCTGGCACGTATTCCCCTTCGGTGGCGAGGATCAGCACGACATCTGGATGCAGCGGATGATATAA
- the proS gene encoding proline--tRNA ligase — protein sequence MAKAIPSRAEDYSEWYNELIKKAELAENSAVRGCMVIKPYGFSIWEKMQRALDDMFKETGHSNAYFPLFIPKSYLSKEASHVEGFAKECAVVTHYRLKNAEDGSGVIVDPEAKLEEELIVRPTSETVIWSTYKNWIQSYRDLPLLINQWANVVRWEMRTRIFLRTAEFLWQEGHTAHATAQEAQDETRQMLDVYATFAEEWMALPVIRGTKTANERFAGADDTLCIEAMMQDGKALQAGTSHFLGQNFAKAFDVQFLNKQNTHEYVWGTSWGVSTRLMGALIMAHSDDDGLVLPPKLAPIQVVIVPIYRTDEQLEAISAKVKPLMQELRKAGISVKYDDSDANKPGWKFAEYELRGVPVRLAMGARDLENGTVEIARRDLKTKETVPFDGLTAHIQALLANIQQTIYQKALAFREANTFRVDTFDEFKAQIEKGGFILAHWDGTSETEEAIKEQTKATIRCIPLDAPDEDGVCIFSGKPSQKRVVFARAY from the coding sequence ATGGCTAAAGCAATTCCGTCGCGTGCCGAGGATTACTCGGAATGGTACAACGAATTAATCAAGAAGGCTGAACTGGCTGAGAACTCAGCCGTTCGGGGCTGTATGGTCATCAAACCCTACGGTTTTTCAATCTGGGAAAAAATGCAGCGCGCCCTGGACGATATGTTCAAGGAGACTGGCCACAGCAATGCCTACTTCCCGCTGTTCATCCCCAAATCGTACCTGAGCAAAGAGGCGTCGCACGTGGAAGGGTTTGCTAAGGAGTGCGCCGTGGTTACGCATTACCGCCTGAAAAATGCCGAAGACGGATCAGGCGTGATCGTCGACCCGGAGGCGAAGCTGGAAGAAGAACTGATTGTGCGCCCTACCTCGGAAACGGTGATCTGGAGCACGTACAAGAACTGGATTCAGAGCTACCGCGATTTGCCGCTGCTGATCAACCAATGGGCCAATGTGGTGCGTTGGGAGATGCGGACGCGAATTTTCCTGCGCACGGCGGAGTTTCTGTGGCAGGAGGGCCACACCGCCCACGCCACCGCCCAGGAAGCGCAGGACGAAACCCGGCAGATGCTCGACGTGTATGCCACCTTCGCCGAAGAGTGGATGGCGCTACCCGTGATTCGCGGCACCAAGACCGCCAACGAACGCTTTGCCGGCGCCGACGATACGCTGTGTATCGAAGCCATGATGCAGGATGGCAAAGCCCTGCAGGCCGGTACGTCGCACTTCCTGGGGCAAAACTTTGCCAAGGCTTTCGACGTGCAGTTCCTGAACAAGCAGAACACGCACGAATATGTGTGGGGTACGTCGTGGGGTGTATCGACGCGGCTGATGGGGGCGCTCATCATGGCCCACTCGGATGACGACGGGCTGGTGTTACCGCCGAAACTGGCGCCCATCCAGGTGGTGATTGTGCCGATCTACCGCACCGACGAGCAACTTGAGGCCATTTCGGCCAAAGTAAAGCCGTTGATGCAGGAACTCCGTAAGGCCGGTATCTCGGTGAAATACGACGATTCGGACGCCAACAAGCCGGGCTGGAAATTTGCCGAATATGAGCTGCGGGGCGTACCTGTGCGGCTGGCTATGGGTGCCCGTGACCTGGAAAACGGCACCGTCGAGATTGCCCGCCGCGACCTGAAGACTAAAGAAACCGTACCATTCGACGGCCTGACGGCGCACATTCAGGCGTTGCTGGCGAACATTCAGCAGACGATTTACCAGAAAGCGCTGGCCTTCCGCGAAGCCAATACGTTCCGCGTCGATACGTTCGACGAGTTCAAGGCGCAGATCGAGAAAGGTGGCTTTATTCTGGCGCACTGGGATGGTACCTCTGAAACCGAAGAGGCCATCAAAGAGCAAACCAAAGCGACTATCCGCTGCATTCCGCTGGATGCACCCGACGAAGACGGCGTTTGTATTTTCTCGGGTAAGCCCTCCCAAAAACGGGTTGTCTTTGCCCGAGCGTATTGA
- a CDS encoding FeoB-associated Cys-rich membrane protein encodes MQTILIFLLFAAAVGYLGWRAYRSLSARQAGCGKGCGCATTPVAHKKG; translated from the coding sequence ATGCAAACGATACTGATTTTCCTGCTGTTCGCAGCGGCCGTTGGCTACCTTGGCTGGCGAGCCTATCGCAGCCTGAGCGCCCGGCAGGCGGGTTGTGGCAAAGGCTGCGGTTGCGCCACGACGCCCGTAGCTCATAAAAAAGGGTGA
- a CDS encoding YfiT family bacillithiol transferase, giving the protein MQDLDLLRYPIGLMPSGLTHSPDELANYIAAIEKFPRKLAALVTDLSDGQLDTPYRPGGWTVRQVVHHLADSHINAYVRTRLALTEDRPTISPYEEAEWAKLPDSALPIAPSLSLLANLHLRWVVCLKTLTDEQLQRTYYHPGNQAVYTLADLLAMYAWHGEHHYQHIIRLAQRNGWIL; this is encoded by the coding sequence ATGCAGGATCTTGATTTATTACGTTACCCGATTGGCCTCATGCCGTCGGGCCTGACGCACTCGCCCGATGAGTTGGCCAATTATATAGCGGCCATCGAAAAATTTCCCAGAAAGCTGGCAGCCCTAGTGACCGACTTGTCAGACGGGCAACTGGATACGCCCTACCGGCCCGGTGGCTGGACGGTGCGGCAGGTCGTGCATCACCTAGCTGACAGCCATATCAACGCCTACGTACGTACCCGGCTGGCCCTGACCGAAGACCGCCCGACCATCAGCCCTTATGAGGAGGCCGAATGGGCCAAGCTGCCCGATTCGGCTCTTCCCATTGCGCCGTCGCTCAGCTTGCTGGCTAATCTACATCTGCGGTGGGTGGTGTGCCTGAAAACCCTGACCGACGAGCAGTTGCAACGTACCTACTACCACCCGGGTAATCAGGCCGTGTATACCCTGGCCGATCTGTTAGCGATGTATGCCTGGCATGGTGAGCACCACTACCAGCACATTATCCGGCTGGCCCAACGGAACGGCTGGATCCTGTAA
- the ytxJ gene encoding bacillithiol system redox-active protein YtxJ has product MNWTKLTTAAQLDQIKAESAEQPILIFKHSTTCSISAMALSRMERNWSDSAGIKPYYLDLLAYRPISNQIADTFGVDHQSPQVLLIQNGECVYDASHMNISFQLLQQAV; this is encoded by the coding sequence ATGAACTGGACTAAATTAACTACCGCGGCTCAACTCGATCAAATTAAAGCCGAATCGGCTGAGCAGCCTATCCTGATTTTCAAGCATAGCACCACCTGTTCGATCAGCGCCATGGCTCTTAGCCGGATGGAGCGCAACTGGTCTGACAGCGCGGGCATCAAACCGTACTACCTGGATTTGCTGGCGTACCGGCCCATCTCCAACCAGATTGCCGATACCTTTGGCGTTGACCATCAGTCGCCGCAGGTGTTACTCATTCAGAACGGCGAATGCGTGTACGACGCCTCGCACATGAACATCTCCTTTCAACTTCTGCAACAGGCTGTGTAA
- the folB gene encoding dihydroneopterin aldolase, translating to MGVIALEGLEFFAYHGFYDEEQKIGNKYAVDILVYADFSEAAEQDRLKATVNYEELYQITAAVMKRPARLLEHIAHNLISDIKKRFPGVESVEVSVSKFNPPIGGVCHRARITLKE from the coding sequence TTGGGAGTCATCGCTTTAGAAGGGCTGGAGTTCTTCGCTTACCACGGGTTCTACGACGAGGAACAGAAAATCGGCAACAAATACGCGGTGGACATTCTGGTCTACGCTGACTTTTCGGAAGCCGCCGAACAAGATCGCCTGAAGGCAACCGTCAACTACGAAGAGCTTTACCAGATTACGGCGGCCGTGATGAAACGCCCCGCCCGCCTGCTCGAACACATCGCCCACAACCTCATCAGCGACATAAAAAAACGCTTTCCCGGTGTGGAAAGCGTTGAAGTCAGCGTCTCGAAGTTTAACCCGCCCATTGGCGGCGTTTGCCACCGGGCGCGCATCACTCTGAAGGAGTAG
- a CDS encoding DivIVA domain-containing protein, whose translation MKITPIEIRQHTFEKSLRGYRVDEVDAFLASLSQEWERVVGESKMLKMQLELAEKELNKLKEIELTLFRTLKNAEDNSSHIAEQANRQAEQYMAEARQKADEQLAAARKKSAVMIQDAENQSRYVRETLSVELKSLEQDFKAMERYKDNLMVQIRALATNAMESVDRFEKKFAKQQAKQKFDELVGESETAEPQAAGPQLIGSETAGSHTTSSVDPVAEQPPVPQPEAETPVADQAVAEESETVAEEKPAEPAVYNLPADAEVPADLPEATNAPDSPNEPMAVAGAEAAAQPHTETPTYDEPREEQPVQQQQVEPAEKKSGGSFFDQI comes from the coding sequence ATGAAAATTACACCCATCGAAATCCGCCAGCATACGTTTGAGAAAAGCCTTCGCGGTTATCGGGTCGATGAAGTCGATGCGTTTCTGGCATCGCTATCCCAGGAGTGGGAACGCGTGGTTGGCGAGAGCAAAATGCTGAAAATGCAGCTCGAACTGGCTGAGAAAGAGCTGAATAAGCTCAAGGAGATCGAGTTGACGTTGTTCCGTACCCTTAAAAACGCTGAAGATAACAGTTCACACATTGCCGAGCAGGCCAACCGGCAGGCTGAGCAATACATGGCCGAAGCCCGCCAGAAAGCCGACGAACAACTGGCCGCTGCCCGCAAGAAATCGGCGGTTATGATTCAGGACGCCGAAAACCAGTCGCGGTACGTGCGCGAAACGCTGTCGGTCGAACTGAAATCGCTGGAGCAGGACTTCAAGGCCATGGAGCGTTATAAGGATAACCTGATGGTGCAGATCCGGGCGTTGGCGACCAACGCCATGGAAAGCGTCGATCGGTTTGAGAAGAAATTTGCCAAGCAGCAGGCGAAGCAGAAATTCGATGAACTGGTGGGTGAATCAGAAACGGCCGAGCCACAAGCGGCTGGCCCACAGCTGATTGGGTCTGAAACGGCTGGGTCGCACACGACGTCATCAGTAGACCCCGTTGCCGAGCAGCCGCCGGTCCCTCAACCTGAGGCAGAAACGCCCGTTGCGGATCAGGCCGTGGCTGAGGAAAGCGAAACCGTAGCCGAGGAGAAACCGGCAGAGCCAGCGGTATACAATCTGCCTGCCGACGCCGAAGTACCGGCCGATTTGCCCGAAGCAACCAACGCGCCTGACTCACCCAACGAACCGATGGCCGTAGCTGGTGCCGAAGCGGCCGCGCAGCCGCACACCGAAACGCCGACGTACGACGAACCTAGAGAAGAACAGCCTGTTCAGCAACAACAGGTAGAGCCTGCCGAAAAGAAGAGCGGTGGTTCGTTCTTCGATCAAATCTAA
- a CDS encoding WD40 repeat domain-containing protein — protein MPSYVQVERIDTFGGHRDSVFALINAAQSDHFYSAGADGQVADWDATRPDLGTLVARIPASVYALTRDPASGLLWVGQNYEGIQFIDPDGKQVMGSLKLTTGPIFDIQLYQQTAFVALGDGVVVVIDVPTRAIRKHLKASDQSARCIAINPVEREVAVGYSDNQIRIFDLLTFDLKRVLSGPANSVFTVAYSPDFRHLLAGGRDAHLRAWEVEAGYQPSHDIVAHLYALNHLAYSPDGRWLATVSMDKTIKLWNADTLQLRKVIDRARHGGHSTSVNRVLWLSETHFATASDDRTVMLWQVIG, from the coding sequence ATGCCTAGTTACGTCCAGGTTGAGCGCATCGATACCTTCGGTGGCCATCGCGATAGTGTTTTTGCCCTGATCAATGCAGCTCAGTCCGATCATTTTTACTCGGCCGGTGCCGATGGGCAGGTGGCCGATTGGGACGCCACCCGGCCCGATCTGGGTACGTTGGTGGCGCGCATTCCCGCGTCGGTCTACGCGCTGACCCGCGACCCCGCCAGCGGTTTGCTGTGGGTAGGGCAGAATTACGAAGGCATCCAGTTTATCGATCCCGACGGGAAGCAGGTGATGGGGTCGCTCAAACTGACCACGGGACCAATCTTCGATATTCAGCTATACCAGCAAACGGCCTTCGTGGCGCTGGGCGATGGCGTGGTGGTGGTGATCGACGTACCCACGCGGGCCATTCGCAAGCACCTGAAAGCCTCCGATCAGTCGGCGCGCTGCATTGCCATCAACCCCGTCGAGCGTGAGGTGGCCGTTGGTTATAGCGACAACCAGATTCGGATTTTCGACCTGCTGACTTTCGACCTGAAACGGGTACTTTCCGGCCCCGCCAACTCGGTCTTCACGGTGGCCTACTCACCCGATTTCCGGCACCTGCTGGCGGGCGGGCGCGATGCTCACCTGCGGGCCTGGGAGGTGGAGGCCGGCTACCAACCCAGCCACGACATTGTGGCGCACCTCTACGCGCTGAACCATCTGGCTTATAGCCCCGACGGGCGATGGCTGGCGACCGTCAGTATGGACAAGACCATCAAACTGTGGAATGCCGATACCCTGCAACTTCGGAAAGTGATCGATCGGGCGCGGCATGGCGGGCATAGTACTTCGGTGAACCGCGTGTTGTGGCTCTCGGAAACCCACTTCGCTACCGCCAGCGACGACCGGACCGTCATGTTGTGGCAGGTCATTGGTTAA
- a CDS encoding 4'-phosphopantetheinyl transferase family protein, whose protein sequence is MPLLSTDTLSPDCQLVRWQITEDEPTLARQLVLTADEQADLNGITHPGQRVEWLACRVALKSLIEDAGFPYMGLYKDEWGKPHLFSSVRGTFLPGHVSLSHTPGWAVAAWHFARPIGVDVEPIRDQFTRVVPRVLSATEIADANGQPDRLAVYWCAKEAMYKLYGKRQLTFREHLLVDSFANGATQLTGHVRLPDAYTAVTIHCQHVAPGLVAVAY, encoded by the coding sequence ATGCCTCTCCTCTCAACCGATACACTTTCCCCCGACTGTCAACTGGTACGCTGGCAAATCACCGAAGATGAACCAACGCTGGCCCGGCAGCTGGTATTGACCGCCGACGAGCAGGCCGACCTCAACGGCATTACCCATCCGGGGCAGCGGGTCGAGTGGCTGGCGTGCCGGGTAGCACTCAAAAGCCTGATCGAGGACGCCGGTTTTCCGTACATGGGCCTTTACAAAGACGAATGGGGCAAACCGCATCTCTTCAGCAGTGTGCGGGGTACGTTTCTGCCCGGCCATGTGTCGCTGTCGCATACGCCTGGCTGGGCGGTGGCGGCCTGGCACTTCGCCCGGCCCATCGGCGTGGATGTCGAACCCATCCGCGACCAGTTTACCCGCGTGGTGCCGCGGGTGCTCTCGGCCACGGAGATTGCCGACGCCAACGGCCAACCCGACCGGCTGGCGGTGTACTGGTGCGCTAAAGAGGCCATGTACAAGCTGTATGGCAAACGGCAGCTCACCTTCCGCGAACACCTGCTGGTCGATTCGTTTGCCAACGGCGCCACCCAACTGACCGGCCACGTGCGCCTGCCCGATGCCTACACCGCCGTGACCATTCATTGCCAGCACGTGGCGCCGGGGCTTGTGGCAGTCGCGTATTGA
- a CDS encoding MBL fold metallo-hydrolase: MSLFITSLNSGSNGNCYYIGNDTEAVLIDAGISCRETERRMKRLGLSMERVKAIFISHEHSDHIRGLPQLAKQHYLPVYMTQQTWQHSRLPQPRYPVYPLRAYEPICVGELCVTAFPKWHDASDPHSFIVTQGGVQVGVFTDIGAPCEHVVRHFSQCHAAFLETNYDEDMLALGRYPYVLKRRIQSDKGHLSNLQALTLFREHRPAHMSHLLLAHLSKDNNSPQVVSELFNAHADGVQVVVASRYAETPVFEVGATHSPQTSVV, from the coding sequence ATGTCTCTTTTCATTACCTCGCTCAATTCGGGCAGCAACGGCAACTGTTATTACATCGGCAACGACACCGAGGCGGTCCTGATCGACGCGGGGATCTCGTGCCGCGAAACCGAGCGCCGGATGAAACGGCTGGGCCTGTCGATGGAGCGGGTGAAAGCTATTTTTATTTCGCACGAACACAGCGACCATATCCGGGGGCTTCCGCAACTGGCCAAGCAGCATTACCTGCCGGTGTACATGACCCAGCAGACCTGGCAGCATTCCCGGCTTCCGCAGCCGCGCTACCCGGTTTATCCGCTACGGGCCTACGAACCCATCTGCGTTGGTGAGTTGTGCGTCACGGCCTTCCCGAAATGGCACGACGCTTCCGATCCACACAGCTTCATCGTCACGCAGGGCGGCGTGCAGGTTGGCGTGTTTACCGACATTGGAGCGCCCTGCGAACACGTGGTGCGGCATTTCAGCCAGTGCCACGCGGCCTTTCTGGAAACCAACTACGACGAAGACATGCTGGCGCTGGGCCGCTACCCGTACGTGCTGAAACGGCGCATCCAGAGCGATAAAGGTCACCTCTCGAACCTGCAGGCGCTGACCCTCTTCCGCGAACACCGGCCCGCCCATATGAGCCATCTGCTGCTGGCTCACCTCTCGAAAGACAACAATTCGCCGCAGGTCGTCAGTGAGTTGTTCAACGCCCATGCCGACGGCGTTCAGGTGGTCGTGGCCTCCCGCTACGCCGAAACGCCCGTTTTTGAAGTGGGGGCGACTCATAGCCCCCAAACCAGCGTGGTGTAG
- a CDS encoding TonB-dependent receptor, producing MLPTLLALSLLTPPDSLPTRYPGRADSVLLNEVIVVSASRTAERLMRSPVSIDVLDSRSIRLSAQPSYYDAIENLKGVQLLTPSLGFKVYNARGFANPTNVRFVQLVDGRDNQAPHIGAPIAGALAPSDLDIQRVELVPGAASALYGMNALNGLINLLTKNPFTSTGLSVSQKTGVNHVAEAGSRPQVFSETSLRYAARLGTSWAFKINLSYQRGYDWIASDATDLSPSLNASLGLTGADNPARDPVSSYGNESANRRTLSLNGRNYVVARTGYYEAEVTDYRLSNLAGSVAVHYRPSRNTELAYVYQGSWLDNVYQRTNRFRLENYRLDQHSLTFTSPSVQLRAYRTSENTGQSYNLRSMAENIDRSFKSDNTWFADFSQQFRSSVAAGASVTDALQAARNRADQGRPQPGTPAFDATIARLRDINNWDIGAALRVQSWLYHVEGQIEPTQKLWARFRQQTGVELLAGFDYRTYVVFPDGNYFINPTEPGNNLIYTKAGGFVQATRAFFADRLKLTGTWRVDKNAYFNARLNPRVSVVYSPVQSHNIRASYQTGYRFPSLFEAFSNVNSGGVKRVGGLPLLAQGIFETSYFRTSIDAFQAAINTDVNVNKLTTQQAIEKNKGLLKPNTYTYIKPEEVNAVEVGYKGLVAGQRLFIDADFYYSTYRNFIAQVEANVPRTNVPDSIPFALADRTKQDRYRLWTNSRTVVRNYGASLGLRYALGKSWIVSGNATYAQLDRTDSGDGLEEAFNTPRWIANVGLANSQLLTKLGASINYKYQSAFLWQSSLATGMVPAFHTVDAQVTYRLAALGVTAKLGATNLFNRPYTTFVAGPSVGGFYYTTLVWGL from the coding sequence ATGCTCCCTACGCTACTCGCCCTTTCCTTGCTGACCCCACCCGATAGCCTGCCGACTCGATACCCGGGCCGGGCCGATTCCGTGCTGCTGAACGAGGTGATCGTGGTGTCGGCCTCGCGCACGGCGGAGCGATTGATGCGGTCGCCGGTGAGTATCGACGTGCTCGATTCGCGGAGCATCCGGCTGTCGGCACAGCCATCGTACTACGACGCCATCGAGAATCTGAAGGGCGTACAACTGCTGACCCCGAGCCTGGGCTTCAAGGTGTACAACGCCCGTGGGTTTGCCAACCCGACCAACGTGCGGTTTGTGCAACTGGTGGATGGGCGCGACAATCAGGCGCCGCACATTGGGGCGCCCATTGCCGGCGCACTCGCCCCGTCGGACCTCGACATTCAGCGCGTCGAACTGGTGCCGGGCGCGGCCTCGGCCCTCTATGGCATGAACGCCCTCAATGGCCTGATCAACCTGCTGACCAAAAATCCGTTTACGTCGACGGGGCTCAGCGTCAGCCAGAAAACGGGCGTGAACCATGTGGCGGAGGCGGGCAGTCGGCCGCAGGTGTTCAGCGAAACGAGCCTGCGCTACGCCGCCCGGCTGGGAACGTCGTGGGCGTTTAAAATCAACCTGAGTTACCAGCGCGGCTACGACTGGATTGCCAGCGACGCGACCGATCTGTCGCCGAGCCTGAATGCCTCGCTGGGCCTGACGGGCGCCGACAATCCCGCCCGCGACCCGGTCAGCAGCTACGGCAATGAATCGGCCAACCGGCGCACGCTCAGCCTCAACGGGCGCAACTACGTGGTGGCCCGGACCGGCTATTACGAAGCCGAGGTGACCGACTACCGGCTCAGTAATCTGGCGGGATCGGTGGCGGTACACTACCGCCCGTCGCGCAACACCGAACTGGCCTACGTGTATCAGGGTAGCTGGCTCGACAACGTGTACCAACGCACCAACCGCTTCCGGCTCGAGAACTACCGCCTCGATCAGCACAGCCTCACGTTTACCTCGCCATCGGTGCAACTGCGGGCCTACCGCACGAGCGAAAACACCGGACAGAGTTACAACCTGCGCTCGATGGCCGAGAACATCGACCGCTCGTTCAAATCGGACAATACCTGGTTTGCCGATTTTTCGCAGCAGTTCCGAAGCAGCGTGGCGGCGGGTGCCTCGGTGACCGATGCCCTGCAAGCCGCCCGAAACCGCGCCGATCAAGGCCGTCCACAGCCCGGAACGCCCGCTTTCGACGCGACCATTGCGCGGCTGCGCGACATCAATAACTGGGATATTGGCGCGGCGTTGCGTGTGCAATCGTGGCTGTACCACGTGGAGGGGCAAATCGAACCAACCCAAAAGCTATGGGCGCGGTTTCGGCAACAGACGGGCGTTGAGTTGCTCGCCGGATTCGACTACCGCACCTACGTGGTCTTCCCCGATGGCAATTACTTCATCAACCCCACCGAACCAGGCAACAATCTGATTTACACCAAAGCGGGCGGCTTCGTACAGGCTACGCGGGCCTTCTTCGCTGATCGGCTGAAGCTGACCGGTACATGGCGCGTCGACAAGAATGCCTACTTCAACGCCCGGCTTAACCCACGGGTGTCGGTGGTGTATTCGCCCGTACAGTCCCACAATATACGGGCATCGTACCAGACCGGTTACCGCTTTCCGTCGCTGTTCGAGGCGTTTTCCAACGTCAATTCGGGCGGCGTGAAGCGCGTGGGTGGACTGCCGCTGCTGGCGCAGGGTATTTTCGAGACGTCGTATTTCCGCACGTCGATCGACGCGTTTCAGGCGGCGATCAACACCGACGTGAACGTGAACAAGCTGACAACCCAACAGGCTATCGAGAAAAACAAAGGGCTGCTAAAGCCAAACACGTATACGTACATCAAGCCTGAAGAGGTGAACGCGGTCGAGGTGGGCTACAAAGGGCTGGTGGCCGGGCAGCGGTTGTTTATCGACGCCGATTTTTACTACTCGACCTACCGCAATTTCATCGCGCAGGTGGAGGCCAACGTACCCCGTACCAACGTACCTGACTCGATCCCTTTCGCCCTCGCCGACCGCACCAAACAGGATCGCTATCGCCTCTGGACCAATTCCCGAACGGTGGTGCGTAACTACGGAGCCAGTCTGGGGCTGCGGTATGCGCTGGGTAAGTCGTGGATCGTGTCGGGCAACGCCACCTACGCCCAACTCGACCGCACCGACAGTGGCGACGGTCTCGAAGAAGCGTTCAACACCCCGAGATGGATTGCCAACGTCGGGCTGGCCAATAGTCAGTTGCTGACCAAGCTGGGGGCGTCGATCAACTACAAATACCAGAGCGCCTTCCTGTGGCAATCGTCATTGGCGACGGGTATGGTGCCAGCGTTTCATACTGTCGATGCGCAGGTCACCTACCGGCTGGCGGCGCTGGGGGTAACCGCCAAACTGGGCGCAACGAATCTGTTCAACCGACCCTACACGACGTTTGTGGCGGGGCCCAGCGTCGGCGGGTTTTACTACACCACGCTGGTTTGGGGGCTATGA
- a CDS encoding winged helix-turn-helix domain-containing protein, which produces MSLHVNGRIWLETDDERFMGIGRIELLEHIQRTGSINQAAKAMSMSYKRAWELVNSMNRQAAQPLVDTQTGGPHGGGAVVTPTGLTYVAHYKALHQRFREFLEQEAAQLPVL; this is translated from the coding sequence ATGTCTTTACACGTGAATGGCCGGATCTGGCTCGAAACCGACGATGAGCGCTTTATGGGTATTGGCCGGATCGAATTGCTCGAACACATTCAACGTACCGGCTCCATCAATCAGGCGGCTAAAGCGATGAGCATGTCGTATAAGCGGGCCTGGGAACTGGTCAATTCAATGAACCGGCAAGCCGCGCAACCCCTCGTCGATACCCAAACGGGCGGCCCGCATGGTGGGGGAGCAGTGGTCACGCCAACCGGCCTGACGTACGTGGCCCATTACAAGGCGCTGCACCAGCGCTTTCGGGAATTTCTGGAACAGGAAGCGGCGCAACTGCCTGTTTTATAG